The following coding sequences lie in one Desulfobacterales bacterium genomic window:
- a CDS encoding response regulator: MKKKILVVDDEDFQRDLLNKLLSKAGYSVAEAESPEVALALMRKEDFPVIITDLIMLDMDGVEFCQRIRERNSQSVIIALTGYADLYDLQKLKQVGFDNYLTKPIKLDKIQPVVEAGFEKIKQRKKFGR, encoded by the coding sequence ATGAAAAAGAAAATATTGGTCGTTGATGATGAAGATTTCCAGAGAGATCTGCTGAATAAGCTGCTGAGCAAGGCCGGATATTCAGTGGCTGAGGCTGAATCACCGGAAGTCGCGCTTGCGCTCATGAGAAAAGAGGATTTCCCGGTTATTATAACCGATTTGATTATGCTCGATATGGACGGAGTTGAATTTTGCCAGCGAATCAGAGAGAGAAACTCCCAGTCAGTCATTATCGCGTTAACCGGTTATGCGGATTTGTATGATTTGCAAAAACTAAAGCAGGTCGGCTTTGATAATTATCTGACCAAACCTATCAAGCTGGATAAGATCCAACCGGTTGTTGAGGCAGGGTTTGAAAAAATAAAGCAAAGAAAAAAATTCGGTCGCTAA